The proteins below are encoded in one region of Halocatena salina:
- a CDS encoding CBS domain-containing protein produces the protein MDVTDAMTPREELVTVSLPGSRDAALEHLRKREFSSVAVVKEENGDEAFRGLISREALIENPDEDQLALLVEEGPTTSSDASLESLAELMIDTGARRVPVVNGGGLNGIVTITDVIGAIAEGAADGERSVSELATRSVNGIYSGSPLRVAEQELRYADTPYAVVIDDEADPVGILTDADLIAVAEIVEGEDDTGGAMAGDDDEWMWEGIKTVGNRYYPTRNVEFPDGTVADYMSDDLITVSRTQTARDAAQLMVRHDIEQIPLMSGGELLGIVQDMDLLHAV, from the coding sequence ATGGACGTAACAGACGCGATGACACCGCGTGAAGAACTGGTTACGGTGTCGCTTCCAGGATCGCGCGATGCTGCGCTCGAACACCTCCGCAAGCGCGAGTTTTCATCCGTTGCGGTGGTCAAAGAGGAGAACGGTGACGAGGCGTTTCGCGGGTTGATCTCCCGTGAGGCACTGATCGAAAATCCCGACGAAGATCAGCTCGCGCTGTTGGTGGAGGAAGGCCCGACCACGTCGTCGGACGCGAGTTTGGAATCGTTGGCGGAGCTGATGATCGATACCGGTGCACGCCGTGTTCCGGTCGTCAACGGTGGCGGATTGAACGGCATCGTCACGATCACAGACGTCATCGGAGCCATTGCCGAAGGGGCTGCCGACGGTGAGCGTTCGGTTTCGGAGCTGGCGACGCGGTCGGTAAACGGGATTTACAGCGGATCACCGTTGCGCGTCGCAGAGCAAGAACTGCGGTACGCTGACACGCCGTACGCGGTCGTCATCGACGACGAGGCAGACCCCGTCGGCATTCTCACCGATGCGGATCTGATCGCAGTGGCCGAAATAGTCGAGGGTGAAGACGACACCGGTGGCGCAATGGCGGGCGACGACGACGAGTGGATGTGGGAAGGAATCAAGACGGTCGGTAACCGTTACTACCCAACTCGGAACGTGGAGTTTCCCGATGGCACGGTCGCCGATTACATGAGCGATGATCTCATCACGGTCTCGCGTACTCAGACCGCACGCGATGCCGCACAACTCATGGTCCGTCACGACATCGAACAGATCCCGCTGATGAGCGGCGGTGAACTACTCGGCATCGTCCAGGATATGGACCTCCTTCACGCAGTATGA
- a CDS encoding DUF7529 family protein encodes MTESGEDGAHAEQSAATTEEGKSAWQATIDDMNGMAAELEQEGWTATAIAADDTAPNPPEVGDTDRYGFIHVIADNDAEEFSETFERGHEEGGGFPEYEVYQSKSGGQIFQVTVLYDEATANVILLAGNYEPQHAQDLMQAATEREELYTHVQTLDKTVLGSFRHEGWEIFFPNVGQ; translated from the coding sequence ATGACCGAATCCGGTGAAGATGGGGCTCACGCCGAACAAAGTGCAGCTACCACCGAAGAAGGGAAATCGGCGTGGCAAGCCACGATCGATGACATGAATGGGATGGCTGCCGAGCTCGAACAAGAAGGCTGGACGGCGACCGCGATCGCAGCCGACGATACTGCTCCGAATCCGCCGGAGGTGGGTGATACCGACCGATACGGCTTCATTCACGTGATCGCAGACAACGACGCCGAGGAGTTTTCCGAGACGTTCGAGCGCGGCCACGAGGAAGGTGGCGGCTTCCCGGAGTACGAAGTGTACCAATCCAAATCCGGCGGGCAGATCTTCCAGGTAACCGTCTTGTATGATGAGGCGACGGCCAACGTGATCCTCCTCGCTGGCAACTACGAACCGCAACACGCCCAAGACCTGATGCAGGCCGCAACCGAGCGCGAGGAGTTGTACACGCACGTCCAAACCCTCGATAAGACGGTGCTAGGAAGCTTCCGACACGAGGGATGGGAAATTTTCTTCCCAAACGTCGGTCAATGA
- a CDS encoding DUF7555 family protein has translation MDRQPSIRVRQMVDAFVYAVAVTVIAFVGAAISSFVFGWGWVGVKFVLFVLGIGLFGIGTFALRPTPPWRDDSRLPEPDKPVLQARLQRLPPLDSYGLTADERFPTGAKLLLASVFILALSFVLETVFGVAR, from the coding sequence ATGGATCGACAGCCGTCGATCCGTGTTCGGCAGATGGTGGATGCGTTCGTGTACGCCGTCGCCGTCACGGTGATCGCCTTTGTCGGTGCAGCCATCAGCAGCTTCGTGTTCGGTTGGGGCTGGGTAGGTGTGAAGTTCGTCCTGTTCGTGCTCGGAATCGGGCTGTTCGGGATCGGTACGTTCGCCCTCCGGCCAACGCCTCCGTGGCGTGACGATTCCCGGCTACCGGAACCCGACAAACCGGTGTTGCAGGCGAGGCTTCAACGACTCCCGCCGCTCGATTCGTACGGACTGACGGCCGATGAACGATTTCCAACCGGAGCGAAACTGCTGCTGGCAAGCGTTTTCATCCTCGCGCTTTCGTTCGTGCTCGAAACCGTGTTCGGTGTCGCACGGTAA
- a CDS encoding ABC transporter ATP-binding protein gives MSEELLTESRQTATTDPLVDVNGLKTYYDTGGILGSQPVKAVDGVDFSIARGETLGLVGESGCGKTTLGRTLVQLETATEGEVLFDGRDVTTLSGSELKKWRRDAQIVFQDPESSLNSRMTVGEIIREPLDVHDWPNFTVAVDDPKERSVSLSGDGTLTDDDQADITVTVGDDGPTVATREAIPMDESAVDVSTTERESSVTVSLSISVSSARLRRARVRELLETVGLQEEHYYRYPHQFSGGQRQRVGIARALALEPEFVVLDEPVSALDVSVQAKVLNLLEDLQERFGLTYLFIAHDLSVVRHICDRVAVMYLGHIMEIGETEELFRNPKNPYTYSLLSAIPEPDPTATSERVTLRGTPPSPRNPPSGCPFSTRCPVKIRPDGFEDVDEHAWEGIELLRDILRNREQRSVGIRERAKRLLGLETGFDDIVSVVEEVFTPESKTPETEQPAAEEMSDEERLEAALSDVPSNVRTHIEAVIELIEADEESQAHQLLVEEFGSVCGQEPPEHHSVSETGRMSYCHRHCSEHEEPEPVFGHLFDHD, from the coding sequence ATGAGCGAGGAGCTACTCACCGAATCACGACAGACGGCTACGACTGATCCGCTCGTTGACGTTAACGGGCTGAAAACGTACTACGATACTGGCGGGATACTCGGCTCTCAGCCCGTCAAAGCCGTGGACGGTGTCGACTTCTCGATCGCGCGCGGCGAGACGCTCGGGCTGGTCGGCGAGTCGGGCTGTGGAAAGACCACGCTCGGACGGACGCTCGTTCAACTCGAAACCGCCACCGAAGGCGAAGTGTTGTTCGATGGGCGTGACGTGACGACCCTTTCCGGTTCGGAACTGAAGAAGTGGCGGCGTGACGCCCAGATCGTGTTTCAAGACCCCGAATCTAGCCTCAACAGCCGAATGACGGTCGGGGAAATCATCCGTGAGCCGCTCGACGTACACGACTGGCCCAACTTCACTGTCGCCGTCGACGATCCCAAGGAACGGTCCGTGAGCCTGTCGGGCGACGGCACGCTCACAGACGACGATCAGGCCGATATCACCGTCACCGTCGGGGATGACGGTCCAACCGTGGCGACACGGGAGGCGATCCCGATGGACGAGTCCGCCGTAGACGTATCGACCACCGAACGCGAATCGTCCGTGACGGTGTCGCTGTCCATCTCTGTCTCTAGCGCCCGTCTTCGTCGTGCGCGCGTCAGAGAGTTGTTGGAAACAGTGGGACTACAAGAAGAGCACTACTATCGGTACCCCCACCAGTTTTCCGGCGGTCAACGACAACGCGTCGGTATCGCCCGTGCACTCGCGCTCGAACCGGAGTTCGTCGTTCTCGACGAACCGGTGAGTGCGCTCGATGTCTCGGTACAAGCGAAGGTGTTGAACCTACTCGAAGATCTCCAAGAACGGTTCGGACTGACGTACCTGTTCATCGCCCACGACCTTTCTGTCGTTCGCCACATCTGTGACCGAGTCGCCGTGATGTATCTCGGTCACATCATGGAGATCGGAGAGACTGAAGAACTGTTCCGGAATCCGAAAAACCCCTACACCTACTCGTTGTTGTCGGCGATACCAGAGCCGGATCCGACAGCGACCAGCGAGCGCGTCACACTCCGGGGGACGCCACCTAGTCCCCGAAATCCCCCATCGGGCTGTCCGTTCAGCACGCGGTGTCCGGTGAAGATCCGGCCGGACGGGTTCGAGGATGTCGACGAGCACGCCTGGGAGGGGATCGAACTCCTTCGCGACATCCTCCGCAATCGCGAGCAACGGAGCGTTGGAATTCGTGAGCGCGCAAAGCGCCTTCTGGGGCTGGAAACAGGCTTCGATGACATCGTTAGCGTCGTCGAAGAGGTGTTCACGCCCGAATCGAAAACACCGGAAACGGAGCAACCTGCCGCCGAGGAGATGAGCGACGAAGAACGGCTCGAAGCCGCGCTTTCCGACGTTCCGAGCAACGTCAGGACTCACATTGAAGCGGTGATCGAACTCATCGAAGCGGATGAAGAATCACAGGCACACCAGCTACTGGTAGAGGAGTTCGGATCGGTCTGTGGGCAAGAACCCCCAGAACACCACTCGGTGAGCGAGACGGGGCGAATGAGCTACTGTCATCGGCACTGCTCGGAGCATGAGGAGCCAGAGCCGGTGTTCGGACACCTCTTCGATCACGACTGA
- a CDS encoding oligopeptide/dipeptide ABC transporter ATP-binding protein, whose protein sequence is MSMNSYSPASVDRTDEALLTVENLQTSFFTDKETIRAVDSISFEIDRGETVGIVGESGSGKSVTARSIMGLIDAPGRVVGGSVRFNDPGTVERLAQQHPDRTIDIDALRTEHDVADCIERLLEQGVAPSRITGGERSGSDVDPVELAREDIVTMRGLVERRLTDVLGITDEDAFVVRDTDSGYVDATHATEDAFRTLRGRGISMIFQDPLTSLNPVYTVGNQIKEAIRLHQGSQGEQAHEEAIRLLESVSIPDAHRRVDEYPHEFSGGMRQRAVIAMALACKPELLICDEPTTALDVTIQAQILELLMEIQEERDLAIMFITHDMGVIAEIADQVNVMYAGELVEKAPVKKLFAAPKHPYTRGLLESIPGRHPEEDRLRTIEGDVPTPNERPTYCRFAPRCPEAFDACEVVHPENVNVGDEERIHTAACLLYPEELSTEETLERHRSLGEIDGGDRR, encoded by the coding sequence ATGAGTATGAATTCATATTCACCGGCGTCGGTCGACCGGACTGATGAGGCGCTGTTGACCGTCGAGAACCTCCAGACGTCGTTTTTCACCGACAAGGAGACGATCCGGGCGGTTGACTCCATCAGCTTCGAGATCGACCGGGGTGAGACCGTTGGGATCGTCGGTGAGTCCGGTTCGGGAAAGAGCGTGACGGCCCGATCGATCATGGGTCTGATCGACGCTCCCGGTCGCGTGGTCGGGGGCAGCGTTCGGTTCAACGACCCGGGGACCGTCGAGCGCCTCGCACAACAGCATCCCGATCGAACGATCGACATCGATGCGCTTCGCACTGAACACGACGTCGCAGACTGCATCGAGCGGCTGCTCGAACAGGGGGTTGCTCCTTCGAGGATCACTGGCGGCGAACGGAGCGGATCCGACGTCGATCCGGTCGAACTCGCGCGTGAGGACATCGTCACGATGCGCGGGCTGGTCGAACGCCGGCTTACTGATGTACTCGGTATCACCGATGAGGACGCGTTCGTCGTGCGTGATACCGATAGTGGGTACGTCGATGCGACGCACGCCACCGAAGACGCGTTCCGGACGCTTCGAGGACGGGGGATCTCCATGATCTTCCAAGATCCGCTTACCTCTCTGAACCCGGTGTACACCGTCGGCAACCAGATCAAAGAAGCGATCCGTCTCCATCAGGGATCGCAGGGCGAGCAAGCCCACGAGGAAGCTATCAGACTCCTCGAATCCGTCTCGATTCCCGACGCTCACCGTCGGGTCGACGAGTATCCACACGAGTTCTCGGGTGGGATGCGCCAGCGTGCGGTCATCGCCATGGCGTTGGCGTGTAAACCCGAGTTGCTCATCTGTGACGAACCGACCACGGCGCTGGACGTGACGATTCAGGCTCAGATCCTCGAACTCCTGATGGAGATCCAAGAGGAGCGCGACCTGGCGATAATGTTCATTACCCACGATATGGGTGTGATCGCGGAGATCGCCGATCAAGTGAACGTGATGTATGCGGGTGAACTCGTCGAGAAAGCCCCTGTCAAGAAGTTGTTTGCCGCCCCGAAACATCCCTACACTCGGGGACTGCTCGAATCGATTCCCGGCCGACATCCCGAAGAGGATCGGCTCAGAACCATCGAGGGTGACGTTCCGACACCGAACGAACGACCGACGTACTGTCGGTTCGCACCCCGGTGTCCCGAGGCGTTCGATGCCTGTGAAGTCGTCCACCCCGAGAACGTCAACGTGGGCGATGAGGAACGTATCCACACCGCTGCGTGCCTGCTCTATCCAGAGGAACTATCCACAGAGGAGACTCTCGAACGGCACCGGTCTCTCGGAGAGATCGACGGAGGCGATCGACGATGA
- a CDS encoding ABC transporter permease: MSETATTELPFRERLRENPRPALLWVGVLGVLLALEIGAITSVAITVMSGLAGAVASAVAMVVGGPVVPSIGGAIDGALTSAAHVADGLPTLLSRDVIPNQGYQTPDGTWHGTFLGLEPKYAWLLRVVMVYAYMFALLWWCWRGYRLYVRHYRFADWTPRDDMVDRLRTHRWGQFGFVVVLLFVGMALFAPTVSPTPADQNIYHTSQYEVQYYDADSESVETIAVLDANLDTASRGAGTTNIGPWQYDQYDRFHPFGTMPNPGQDLFTFMAYGARISLAIGLIAIGVSVVLAGGFAMLTAYYKGLVDLSVVFVSDSIQSLPGILLLLLVVAVFQSHWLWEIYNGGLLLALAFGVVYWPGLWRAVRGPALQVAEQEWVDAAKSYGQRSMTTMRKHMLPYLLSYLLIYGSMSLGGVIIGIAGLSFLGLGIDPPTPEWGRAIDTGQDYVTTPAWHISLLPGILIVIVVTGFNALGDGIRDAMDPESEGEDASAGATATGGGA, encoded by the coding sequence ATGAGTGAAACTGCTACTACTGAACTGCCGTTCAGAGAACGACTCCGGGAAAATCCTCGTCCAGCGCTGCTCTGGGTGGGTGTGTTAGGTGTACTGCTCGCGCTCGAAATCGGAGCGATCACCTCGGTGGCCATCACAGTCATGTCAGGACTTGCTGGCGCTGTCGCCAGTGCTGTGGCCATGGTGGTGGGCGGGCCGGTGGTGCCCTCGATCGGTGGGGCTATCGACGGTGCGCTCACGAGTGCGGCTCACGTGGCCGATGGACTGCCGACGCTGTTGTCCCGTGACGTGATCCCCAATCAAGGGTATCAGACGCCGGATGGCACGTGGCATGGGACGTTCCTCGGTCTGGAGCCCAAATATGCGTGGCTGCTTCGAGTCGTGATGGTGTACGCCTACATGTTCGCCTTGTTGTGGTGGTGCTGGCGGGGCTACCGTCTCTACGTCCGCCACTATCGGTTTGCGGATTGGACTCCCCGAGACGACATGGTTGACAGGCTTCGAACCCATCGGTGGGGTCAGTTCGGGTTTGTCGTGGTGTTGCTGTTCGTCGGCATGGCGTTGTTCGCGCCGACGGTCAGCCCGACCCCAGCCGACCAGAACATCTACCATACGAGTCAGTATGAGGTCCAATACTACGACGCCGACAGCGAGAGCGTCGAGACGATAGCGGTGCTCGATGCGAACCTCGACACCGCTTCCCGAGGAGCGGGAACGACCAACATCGGTCCGTGGCAGTACGATCAGTACGATCGGTTCCATCCCTTTGGCACGATGCCTAATCCTGGACAGGATCTCTTTACCTTCATGGCGTACGGTGCTCGGATCTCGCTGGCCATCGGTCTCATCGCCATCGGGGTGAGCGTCGTGTTGGCTGGCGGCTTTGCGATGCTCACCGCCTATTATAAGGGATTGGTCGATCTGTCGGTGGTGTTCGTCAGCGACTCGATCCAGTCGCTACCGGGGATCCTATTGTTGCTCCTCGTCGTGGCGGTGTTCCAGAGTCACTGGCTCTGGGAGATCTACAACGGCGGGCTGTTGCTCGCGCTCGCCTTCGGCGTGGTGTACTGGCCGGGGCTGTGGCGAGCGGTCCGTGGTCCGGCGCTTCAGGTGGCCGAACAAGAGTGGGTCGATGCCGCAAAGAGCTACGGACAACGATCGATGACGACGATGCGAAAGCACATGCTGCCGTATCTCCTGAGCTATCTCCTGATTTACGGATCGATGTCGCTCGGCGGCGTCATCATCGGCATAGCGGGACTGTCGTTCTTAGGACTGGGTATCGATCCACCCACTCCGGAGTGGGGACGAGCTATCGATACGGGACAGGACTACGTTACGACTCCTGCCTGGCACATCTCACTCCTCCCCGGCATCCTCATCGTAATCGTCGTTACGGGGTTCAACGCGCTGGGTGATGGGATCCGGGACGCGATGGATCCCGAAAGCGAGGGTGAAGATGCAAGTGCCGGTGCGACCGCCACCGGTGGAGGTGCATAA
- a CDS encoding ABC transporter permease — MSRWQYFFRRLVLSVPVVFFAMSLVFLVIRAGPRDPVAAALGQNQNPEIAHRMRVQLGIINPDGTPVPLWEQYIDFMAGLVTFSFGQTWVINRGAAVLDLIIARAPITIWLGFWSVLIALLIGIPLGFYAGLRPNTFPDYFASFGGIVWRAMPNFWLAIILSSVLVSSEGLTEDLIGVPLSWSNFLVETDVIGTASLANLGDPTALIAATKWILPPAIVLGSASMGNEMRIGRTAVLETINSDYVETARAKGLGRRMIVWKHVFRNALIPLVPVISSEAFVLIGGSVLVETVFAINGLGKLTFDAVKQGDLALAGGLLFVFAIFLQVVNILQDLLYTLIDPRIGYDQS, encoded by the coding sequence ATGAGCCGGTGGCAGTATTTCTTCCGGCGACTAGTTCTCTCCGTACCGGTGGTGTTTTTCGCCATGTCACTCGTGTTCCTCGTGATCCGGGCCGGTCCGAGGGACCCAGTTGCGGCAGCGCTCGGACAGAACCAGAACCCGGAGATCGCCCATCGGATGAGAGTCCAATTGGGGATAATCAATCCTGATGGGACACCGGTGCCGCTATGGGAACAGTACATCGACTTCATGGCCGGTCTCGTGACGTTCAGTTTCGGCCAAACGTGGGTGATCAATCGGGGCGCGGCAGTGCTTGATCTGATCATTGCGCGTGCACCGATCACGATTTGGCTCGGCTTCTGGTCGGTATTGATCGCGTTGCTCATCGGGATCCCGCTGGGATTTTACGCTGGATTGCGCCCGAACACCTTCCCTGATTATTTCGCCTCGTTCGGAGGAATCGTCTGGCGAGCGATGCCGAACTTCTGGCTCGCCATCATCCTTTCGAGCGTGCTCGTCAGCTCGGAGGGATTGACTGAAGACCTGATCGGCGTTCCACTCTCGTGGAGTAACTTCCTCGTCGAGACGGATGTGATCGGAACAGCGAGTCTTGCGAACCTCGGTGATCCGACGGCGTTGATCGCCGCGACCAAATGGATCTTACCGCCAGCGATCGTGCTGGGATCGGCCTCGATGGGTAACGAGATGCGAATCGGCCGGACCGCCGTGCTCGAAACTATCAACTCCGACTACGTCGAAACCGCCCGTGCCAAGGGACTGGGCCGTCGGATGATCGTCTGGAAACACGTGTTCCGCAACGCGTTGATCCCGCTGGTGCCAGTCATTTCGAGCGAGGCGTTCGTGCTGATCGGTGGATCGGTGCTCGTAGAAACCGTCTTCGCGATCAACGGGCTGGGGAAGCTTACGTTCGATGCAGTCAAACAAGGTGACCTCGCGCTCGCGGGTGGACTGTTGTTCGTCTTCGCAATCTTCCTTCAGGTCGTGAACATCCTTCAAGATCTGTTGTACACGCTGATCGATCCACGAATCGGGTATGATCAATCATGA
- a CDS encoding ABC transporter substrate-binding protein, with product MTDSEGLSRRGFLQATGGAAAAMSLAGCIGGDDGGDNGGSQTPQKGGRLNFVNSTMDGFDPVASDGTASGRIITQVFDPLVHYPAGTVEVESLLAENYETSDDNTVYTFTLKDATFHNGDPVTAKDVVYSFERVAGSPHSVRSDFILSSIGVTHETDSDGNYEPGTLGVKAVDEKTVEVTLEQPFHSTLEVLAYAAFAIVPQGIVGSLEEEGTSDEPSDQYTEFTETNPIGAGPFKFDHWNKQEEAEVVRYEDYHGQTAYVDGVHWAVIEDDSAMLNYAMEGNADIFNIPTSEFDPGGVSVDNTDDKKRETGTYKHTNGEEFDYLKVPEVATRYIAFNVSNVPKPVRQAIAYLFNTESYVKQVYKNRRIPAYHLTPSLVYPGGPDAADTHVQENYPYSPGKNDAEGAKKVMEEAGYGENNRYQLDFTHYQSKEFSDLAKNLQQRAGQAYIDISAQAADFQTLQQRGENGTNELYSLGWIADWPRPDNFLKLLYPPNTHTGDPAAYTYLDWGRDSTTEASEKAANAFEKIQNNLGPSDKERKTREEAYIQMEEANWEDAVLIPTNAIATEYFSYQNVHIEDKFGGMGVSRSMYNTIWKEQE from the coding sequence ATGACAGACAGTGAAGGACTCTCACGACGGGGGTTCCTCCAAGCGACGGGTGGTGCGGCTGCCGCGATGTCGTTGGCGGGATGTATCGGCGGTGACGACGGGGGCGACAACGGTGGATCCCAAACTCCCCAGAAAGGCGGGCGGTTGAACTTCGTCAACTCCACGATGGATGGGTTCGATCCGGTTGCCAGTGATGGCACCGCCTCCGGGCGGATCATCACGCAGGTGTTCGATCCGCTGGTGCACTACCCCGCCGGGACGGTCGAGGTCGAGTCCCTGCTCGCGGAGAACTACGAGACCAGCGACGACAACACGGTGTACACGTTCACGCTCAAAGACGCCACGTTCCACAACGGGGATCCGGTGACGGCAAAGGACGTGGTGTACTCTTTCGAGCGGGTCGCTGGCTCGCCCCACTCAGTTCGGTCGGATTTCATCCTCAGTTCGATCGGTGTCACCCACGAGACCGATTCGGACGGCAACTACGAACCGGGGACGTTGGGTGTAAAGGCGGTCGACGAGAAGACGGTAGAGGTAACGCTCGAACAGCCGTTCCACTCCACGCTCGAAGTGCTGGCCTACGCCGCGTTCGCGATCGTTCCTCAGGGCATCGTCGGCTCTTTGGAGGAGGAAGGCACATCGGACGAGCCGTCCGATCAGTACACCGAGTTCACCGAGACGAATCCGATCGGTGCCGGTCCGTTCAAGTTCGATCACTGGAACAAACAGGAAGAGGCCGAAGTCGTCCGATATGAGGACTACCACGGCCAGACCGCCTACGTCGACGGTGTTCACTGGGCGGTGATTGAGGACGATTCGGCCATGCTCAACTACGCGATGGAGGGTAACGCCGACATCTTCAACATTCCCACCTCGGAGTTCGATCCCGGTGGCGTTTCGGTCGACAACACCGATGACAAGAAACGCGAAACGGGAACGTACAAACACACCAACGGCGAGGAGTTCGACTACCTGAAAGTGCCGGAGGTCGCCACGCGTTACATCGCGTTCAACGTCTCGAACGTTCCAAAACCCGTCCGGCAGGCGATCGCGTACCTCTTCAACACGGAGTCGTACGTGAAGCAGGTGTACAAGAACCGCCGGATTCCGGCGTACCACCTCACCCCATCGCTCGTCTACCCCGGCGGGCCGGACGCGGCGGACACACACGTCCAAGAGAACTATCCCTACAGCCCCGGCAAAAACGACGCAGAAGGTGCGAAAAAGGTGATGGAGGAGGCCGGATACGGCGAGAACAACCGCTACCAGCTGGACTTCACCCACTACCAATCGAAGGAGTTCTCGGACCTTGCGAAGAACCTCCAGCAGCGGGCTGGACAGGCGTACATCGACATATCGGCTCAGGCGGCCGACTTCCAGACGCTCCAACAGCGCGGCGAGAACGGGACGAACGAGCTGTACTCGCTGGGGTGGATCGCCGACTGGCCTCGACCGGACAACTTCCTGAAGCTGCTGTACCCGCCGAACACCCATACAGGTGATCCGGCAGCGTACACGTATCTCGACTGGGGCCGTGACTCGACGACTGAAGCGTCCGAAAAGGCGGCCAACGCGTTCGAAAAGATCCAGAACAACCTCGGGCCGTCCGATAAGGAACGGAAAACCCGAGAGGAAGCGTACATCCAGATGGAAGAAGCCAACTGGGAGGACGCGGTGCTCATTCCGACCAACGCCATCGCCACCGAGTACTTCAGCTACCAGAACGTCCATATTGAAGATAAGTTCGGCGGAATGGGCGTTTCACGGAGCATGTACAACACGATCTGGAAAGAGCAGGAGTAA
- a CDS encoding DUF7556 family protein has translation MVPDTAPASETRVDHEVMMAVDSDQLIIADVCRDGAWLKMPTAEAATIEEWR, from the coding sequence ATGGTGCCAGATACGGCCCCGGCGTCGGAGACACGCGTCGATCATGAGGTGATGATGGCTGTCGATTCCGATCAGCTCATCATTGCTGACGTTTGTCGGGACGGAGCCTGGCTGAAGATGCCGACCGCAGAAGCGGCGACGATCGAGGAGTGGCGATAA
- a CDS encoding PPC domain-containing DNA-binding protein, producing the protein MDYRTVESSREFVARMDHGVDWRDQIETFADERGIDAAFFYGLGAVQDAELLFYDHDAQEYRPITFEEPLEVTACVGNISKLDGEPFAHTHMTLSDSEGRTVAGHLDWATTYAGELYVREFDTELVRQRDETTDLDLWEL; encoded by the coding sequence ATGGACTATCGGACTGTCGAAAGCAGTCGTGAGTTCGTCGCTCGAATGGACCACGGTGTGGACTGGCGCGATCAGATCGAGACGTTTGCGGACGAGCGCGGGATCGATGCAGCGTTCTTTTATGGCTTGGGTGCTGTACAGGACGCGGAGCTACTGTTTTACGATCACGACGCCCAAGAGTATCGTCCGATCACGTTCGAGGAGCCACTGGAAGTGACCGCGTGCGTCGGAAACATCTCCAAACTCGACGGCGAGCCGTTTGCTCACACTCACATGACGCTTTCCGATAGCGAGGGACGGACGGTTGCAGGACACCTCGACTGGGCGACGACGTACGCGGGCGAGCTGTACGTTCGGGAGTTCGACACCGAGTTGGTTCGCCAGCGCGATGAGACGACGGACTTGGATCTCTGGGAGCTGTGA